The Stratiformator vulcanicus genome has a segment encoding these proteins:
- a CDS encoding DUF1559 family PulG-like putative transporter yields the protein MLGLLACAGFAFPLQMALILSFGWILFLRRTLPEVDFDLVGGIIAVIALAGIVVGVHLTARWLSKATPDQNGRRRTAWPLGRSLAVVGLVVIMFASGTAATGVVHQTGWLISAPEPLLGYNSIRESSYISQSKNNLKNIVLGIYNYADTHDQQLPPGGLYHSDGRGRHGWATLILPYIDEPILYDQLDLSKDWDSGENRRLLQESIGTYRTPLTFGPADVADYFSHYAANARVMGADRQLRLQEITDGTSNTLLIGEVTQNLQPWASPHNFRDPTLGLGTHPWGFDGPWERDICQFAMADGSAREINEDIDPEVLRRLALPNDGEEVGDY from the coding sequence GTGCTCGGCCTGCTCGCCTGCGCCGGATTTGCATTCCCGCTTCAGATGGCCTTAATTTTGTCGTTCGGCTGGATTCTCTTTCTTCGCAGGACGCTTCCTGAAGTCGACTTCGACCTCGTTGGCGGAATCATCGCTGTCATCGCCTTGGCCGGGATCGTGGTCGGTGTGCATCTCACAGCACGTTGGCTTTCCAAAGCAACGCCTGATCAGAACGGGCGGCGGCGTACGGCTTGGCCGCTCGGCCGATCTCTCGCCGTTGTCGGTCTGGTCGTAATCATGTTCGCCTCCGGGACCGCGGCGACGGGCGTGGTGCATCAAACCGGCTGGCTGATATCAGCACCGGAGCCGCTGCTCGGTTACAACTCAATCCGTGAAAGCTCATACATATCCCAATCAAAAAACAACCTAAAGAACATCGTGCTAGGAATCTATAATTACGCCGACACGCACGATCAACAGCTTCCGCCGGGCGGACTTTATCACTCCGACGGACGTGGGCGACACGGTTGGGCGACACTGATTCTTCCGTATATTGATGAGCCGATTCTCTATGACCAACTGGACCTCTCGAAAGACTGGGACTCCGGCGAAAATCGAAGACTTCTGCAAGAATCGATAGGGACATATCGAACTCCACTGACATTCGGCCCGGCTGACGTCGCAGACTACTTCAGCCATTACGCGGCCAACGCGCGCGTGATGGGGGCCGACCGGCAATTAAGACTTCAAGAAATCACCGATGGCACAAGTAACACGTTGCTCATCGGGGAAGTCACGCAGAATCTGCAACCATGGGCGTCACCCCATAATTTTCGCGATCCGACACTCGGTCTCGGCACGCATCCGTGGGGTTTTGACGGGCCGTGGGAGCGAGACATCTGCCAATTCGCCATGGCCGACGGTTCGGCGCGGGAAATTAACGAGGACATCGACCCGGAAGTCCTCCGGCGGCTGGCTCTCCCGAACGACGGCGAAGAAGTCGGCGATTATTAA
- a CDS encoding H-X9-DG-CTERM domain-containing protein, with amino-acid sequence MRLRVAKDGRLRTLFVPVLGGAVCFLIAGWAVTGIAERTALLAFSSEDSLENRFELYRQRMYSQDKLTAIGKAITRSNRQLPPGGVFDSQARDPRPWTVHVLHDLAAPPVSRRARQISEDLLNATRRDNFHKLSDKFQEQSLPVYRIDNYEPTGAAEPSVMHFAANAHFMGADRSVSLRPEDARSANKLLVGEVRSNFQPWHSQRNFRDPLLGINSHTWGFGSPWQDFDSSPGCQFLMTDGSVRFISEDIDPDVLRQLSVFGKRWQP; translated from the coding sequence ATGCGATTGCGGGTTGCAAAAGATGGCCGGTTGCGAACGTTATTCGTTCCTGTTCTCGGGGGTGCGGTCTGTTTTTTGATTGCGGGCTGGGCGGTAACGGGAATTGCCGAACGCACTGCGCTGCTCGCATTTTCCTCCGAAGACTCCCTGGAGAATCGTTTTGAGCTATATCGACAGCGGATGTACTCGCAAGACAAATTAACGGCCATCGGGAAAGCGATTACTCGAAGCAACCGCCAATTGCCGCCCGGGGGCGTCTTCGACTCACAGGCCCGCGATCCGCGACCGTGGACGGTGCACGTTCTCCACGATTTGGCCGCCCCCCCGGTTTCTAGACGCGCGCGGCAAATCAGTGAAGACTTATTAAACGCGACGCGCCGGGATAACTTTCATAAGTTGAGCGACAAATTCCAGGAACAATCGCTGCCGGTTTATCGCATCGACAATTACGAACCCACGGGTGCCGCCGAGCCGTCTGTGATGCACTTTGCCGCGAATGCCCACTTCATGGGAGCTGATCGCTCCGTTTCGCTCCGGCCAGAAGATGCTCGCAGTGCGAATAAGTTGCTGGTCGGCGAGGTTCGGTCGAACTTTCAGCCGTGGCACTCCCAGCGAAACTTTCGCGACCCGCTGCTCGGCATTAATAGTCACACATGGGGCTTCGGCAGCCCCTGGCAGGATTTTGACAGCTCGCCCGGTTGTCAATTCCTAATGACCGACGGCTCGGTCCGCTTTATTAGTGAGGACATCGATCCGGACGTACTTCGGCAACTGTCGGTCTTTGGTAAAAGGTGGCAACCCTAA